The Gossypium arboreum isolate Shixiya-1 unplaced genomic scaffold, ASM2569848v2 Contig00292, whole genome shotgun sequence genomic sequence TAATCTAAAAATGCAACTAATTTTCTACTTTCATGTTTTTTTTGtcaataaatatgataaaatactaaaaatataatGTTTAAGTAAAAACTAAAACAACCtactgaaaataatttttatatgacTCTATTAAAGCAAAACTAACGATTCTTTGAGAAACAAGTTAAATGCTTGGAAGAAGTGATTAAAGGTGGCCACTTCTTCAAGCATCTGCGATAATTAGAATAAAATAGAGGATAACAAAATTTGTTTATGCAAATTGATTTTcctatatatgagtctagcttaGTGAGAAGTTTTCACTATCTTTAAACAATTATCACAAATGCACTCTCACAAATAATGTTCCTCACTTGAATAAATTAATGGCTCTTTATATCTCATACATAAACCTATATAAGCCTCTCAATTATATAAAGTTTTTCAAGACTAGCTAACACAATAAATGTTTATCGCAATCTCTAATAAACAATTGCTGGAAAAAATCTAgattaaaaatgatttttatcacaacgaaaaattaaaatttttaaaaatcaaaccagtttatgatatttataacaataaaaattttcaGAAACTATGTATATGTTTTGTGCAAGACAGATCCTAGATGTTCCCGACTTTCAATTGAACAACCTTCTCTGCTATTCTCATATCACAAATTGCTTTAAGTGGGGGCTTGAGCAATCTCGAATCAAGACAGCAAAGAAAAAAGCTAAAAGAAAAAGTAATAAAATAGGATTTCTTACTAATAATTCTGCCTTTGTGGAACCTACCACTGACTTCATAATGTGCCTGTTTTTATCTTCACTTTCTTCTTATTTCTTACTTATTTCTTACCCAcaacattctttcttcttcactgCTTTTAATTTGTTTCGATCTCCAAGGTCTATCACAAGTTTTATGCATACAGTCAAGGTAATTTTCTTTCATTTGCTTAATTCATGACATGCTTTTCTTTGCTTTTGATTATCTGCTACTGTTATAGCAGCTAGTTTTGTAAGATAGTCAAGGAAGTCAACTTCACTGCTTCGTTTTCAGTTCTAATCTCTCAACACTTTTCATCCCCTAAGTCAGCTAATAAGATCTGAAGCCATGATTTGCTCTACTGATTATCAACAGTTTTAGATTTTAAGATAGGATGACCAGCAGACATAATCTACTATAGATAGAAATTAATACAAAAAGAGCTACCCAGAAGCAATATAATGTTGAAATCTCAGACTGTTGAACATTTTACCTCTTAATATTCTGTAATGAACTCTTGCACACTTGAATCTAGCATTTTATATACATTGAGAGCTTGATTCTGGTGATCAGAAGTTCATCATGTTTCTGTCTGCCACCCATCCATAGCTCCATCTAATAAAGGCCATTGCTTGAAACTTGCATTCATGTTTCGTTTTCATGCTTACACAGACATATCAATACTTCATCCAATACATTCACAGATTTTCATTATCTGCTACTGTTATATATGATTGCATTGCAGGGACATAGCAATGGAGTACGTAGAGCCTGTTGTTGGTATTGCAAATTGTCTCGGAACTCCTGTTTGTAAATACTTGCAATATCACAGAAAGATGAACGATTATGTGACAAACTTCAAGAAGATGAGAGATGAATTGAATTGCAAAATGGAAGATATAGAGCTGCAATTGAAAGCAGAGCTTCTTCGTTCTCTGGGGAAGATACCAAAGAAGGGAGTTGAAAATTGGTTGAAAGATGTGAAAGAGATGATTAGAGAAGCACAAGCTGTTGAAAACAAAGTAAGGAACGGGAGTTATCTCTGTCGTGCTTGCAACGGGAAGCTGGTTGATGAAAAGACTCAAGAAATGAAGGGATTTCTTGATAAAGCTCCTAATGCCTCTGAAGGTCTCGCCATTGATGGTTCAAGTGCTGGGTTGCCGCTGCCAACGTCAGAACTAGTTGGAGAGGAAGCTGTTAGAAATGAGATTTGGGCATGTTTGATGCAGGAGGAGGTGAGCAAGATTGGGGTTTGAGGGATGGGCGGTGTGGGTAAAACCACTATCTTGAAGCACATCCACAATGATCTTTTAAAGCAACAAAGATTCGAAAGGGTAATCTGGGTTACCATATCAAAGGAGTTCAATATAATGAAGGTACAAGATGATATTGCAGGTGCTTTGAAGTTGAAGGAAGATTGGCCCAGAGAAGGAGACAAGCTCAGACGAGCAGCAATCTTGTCAGAAATGCTGAAGAACGCGGGAAAGCATGTTCTAATCCTAGATAATGTGTGGGATAAAGTCTCTCTAGAGGAAGTTGGGATCCCCGAGCCGAGTGGCAGCAATGGCTGCAAGATGGTGTTGACAACCCGTTCAGAGCATGTCTGTAAGTATATGGGTTGTAAGGTGAAGCCCCTTTCAGAAGAAGAGGCATTGATGCTATTCTTGAATAAAGTTGGACCTAACATAGTTCAAAGTCCAACTATAATGCCTACTTTGAAGCTTGTTGTCAAGGAATGTGCGGGTTTACCTCTTACAATTGTCGTGGTAGCTGGTACCATGAAAGGAGAAGATAACCCTCGTATTTGGAAAAATGCACTCGGGGAATTGAAAGAGAGAATAGGGAAAGTGGAAGGAGTGGAAGCTGAGGTAATCGAGCGCTTGAAATTTAGCTTCGATCACTTAAAGGACGAGCAAGCAAAACATTGTTTTTTGTATTGTACAGTGTATCCCGAagattttgaaattgaaaaggatgaACTAATTGAGTGCTGGATTGAAGAGGGATTCATAGATGATATGGGTACAAGACAAGAAATGAAAGACAAGGGCCTTACTATTTTGAAGAAGTTAGAAGATAACTGCTTGTTGGAAAATATTACCGATGGATTTTATCAACCTGGCATAAAGATGCATGATGCAGTGAGAGACATGGCACTGTCGATCACAAGTATGAATCCTCGATATATAGTACAAGCAGGCTTGCAATTAACAGAAGGCAATGGAGTCCAGATATTGAGAAAGTATCGCTTATGTATAACTCCATAACGGAATTTCCCGCAGATGTGCTGCCCACAAAATGTCAACTGCTCACAACCTTGTTATTGCTGGGGAACCCTGTAAAGGAAATCCCATATTCTTTATTCATGAGCATGCCTTGTCTTAGTGTTCTCAATTTGTCCTTTACAAAGATCGAGAGTTTACCAAATTCCATCTCTGAACTAAAGAACCTCACAACATTGTTGCTTGGTGGCTGTCATGAATTAAGAGATCTGCCATGTCTTTCGATGCTTCAAGAATTGAAGAAGTTGGTTCTTTCTGGGACTAAAATTGAGGAAGTCCCTGAAGGCATGGATATGCTAATAAAGCTAAGATATCTTGATCTTGGAGTGTCCACTCTGAAAGAGATACCCGCTGGACTTTTACCAAAACTTGTTCACCTTCAGCACTTGAGTTTTTTGTGAACAATAAAAAATAAGTCTAAAACAGAGGAGATAGAACCATTGAAGAAGTTGGAGTGCTTAACCGGACGTTTCAAAGACGTCAGTGAATTCAATAAGTTCATCTCCTCAATGCAACAAAGTAAGAAAAATCTAATCAAGTACTATTTACAGTTGGGCTCATATATTATGGGTTGTGGAAGAGATAAAACAGTAACAATTGGAGGGGTCCACAATTGGGAAGGTGAGTTAATTATGCACCCAATTGAAATTCAACAGTTGAATATTACTCACTGCGACTATTTGAGAAGCTTAGTCCATGATAATTCTTCCTTCGAAAATGCGATTGACTTGAGGGTTTGTAGGATTTGGTTTTGCAAAGAGATAGAATGTGTTGTTTCCTTGTCCTCTTTTGCCTCTTCTTCCGCTCATCCATTTCAGAGCCTCGAGGTGTTGGAACTTCAAGCTCTGCCAAAGTTGAGTGCCCTTATTATGAAAGATGCAGGAATTGGTTCAGCAACAACATCAACATTGGCTCCGTCTGCCACCTTTTCCCATCTTAAGCAAATTGATGTATACGGATGCTCGAGTATGAAGACGTTGCTTCCACAATGGTTGCTTCCAAACCTCCAAAACCTGGAAGAGATATCAGTGGAGAGTTGTGATGAGTTAGTAGAAATATTGGGAGCAGAAACATCAGAAGTTGAAGAAAAAGGAAGTGATGCATTAATCAAATTCCATCTTCCcaaattgagagaattgaaactATGGATATTACCTAATTTGAAGAGCATTTGCAGCAAAAGTGGAGTAATGGTTTGCGATTCTCTCCAATTTATCTTAGTTCGTGGTAGCTGTAATAAACTGAAGAGAATTCCTCCATTTGTTCCCCTTGTTGGCAATGGGCAGCCATATGCATATGCTCCACCTTCTCTTAACATCTTCTCAAGCACAGAATGGTGGGAATCGTTGGAGTGGGATGACCATCCAAACTTTGAAAATGTTCTACAACCCTTTGGAAGTTTAAGGTATCAATGATTTATAGTTTAGTTTATTTTGTCTTCTTTTATAAACCTAAGTTCTccatattaataaaatttcagGTAAATGTTCGGGAGGAAGAGTGCATAAAAAGAAGAGCATTGAGAATGAGGCAACAGTAAATAAGAAATCAAACTGTCTCCACTTTTAAACACTTTTCCTCAAATACCATTCCTTCTATGTTCTGTGATTCTtctctaaaatatatatttaaaatatatatgtacttCCCAAAATAACCTTCTATAtattcatatttataattataacatttaagttataaacttattttaatattatgatatCGAATCAAATATTATTATGGTCTTTTACCACATGCAACACTAGTCTATTATTtcgtaaattttaataaattttaaattttatataaaatatatatacacaatagaAGTTGGCTATAAATCTCTCCATATCTTGAGTCGGTCCAActcaaattcaatttaaataatataaaatatttttaaaattaaacttaattataaaaatatatataattattaatataaaattatttttaaaatatttttgcatAGGAAAGTAGAATTTTGGATCAATCAAGTTAGGCGAAAACGGGCCTAGGCTTGAAAAAGTATTAAAacttaaaatagtattaaaaattattttacacaAATGATAATGTGTGttacttaaaatatattttatttttattaatattttaattaaatataaacattataaaaataaaatatattaatcaaAATGATTCAAGGTGAGGCAAAACTACGATCTAAGTTTTATTTACAATAAAAGTTAGGAAAGTATTGTAAAAGACATAATATTCTTTAATTTTCAATACATACAATCTAGAGAAATTTTGGAGGTTTAAAAACAATTATCCTCATTTTCtctcactttatttattttaaaatttttatttacttttatttaatttttattttataattttctaaaattttaaaaataatttcaaattttaccattttctatATTATCAAGATTAAATTGACTGAAAGTAGAAAATTTGAgactaaaattgttattatactaaTTAAAAAGTGTCACTTAATAGTCGAGtgataaaaaaatacaattttaaaaatagtaatatcaaaattgtaacttttttagttaagtgaccaaaataaaaattcctaTAGTTTAATGACTAATAGAGTAACTTTTTTGATACAATAACTCGACTATTCCTAAAAAGGTGAACACCGACCAACGACAACTTAAATTTAGTAATGTAACTTATTAAGAAatttatacataaataattacttattttaacttaaataaatttattttttgagtATGTCAAATATAGATTTTAACTAGTATGCAACgtgaaattaataattttaaatactcattttaaaaataatatatatatatatatatatgtattacttTTGTTTCATTATTATATTAGATATAAACTGTAGATTCGCACTTTTCATATAAATCAATCACTTTAAATATAATAGTTAAACATTAAAAAAAGACATCGAATTTAttattaatcatataaataaaatcactttataatttttaaggattatatt encodes the following:
- the LOC128288806 gene encoding probable disease resistance protein At5g63020; the protein is MGGVGKTTILKHIHNDLLKQQRFERVIWVTISKEFNIMKVQDDIAGALKLKEDWPREGDKLRRAAILSEMLKNAGKHVLILDNVWDKVSLEEVGIPEPSGSNGCKMVLTTRSEHVCKYMGCKVKPLSEEEALMLFLNKVGPNIVQSPTIMPTLKLVVKECAGLPLTIVVVAGTMKGEDNPRIWKNALGELKERIGKVEGVEAEVIERLKFSFDHLKDEQAKHCFLYCTVYPEDFEIEKDELIECWIEEGFIDDMGTRQEMKDKGLTILKKLEDNCLLENITDGFYQPGIKMHDAVRDMALSITSMNPRYIVQAGLQLTEGNGVQILRKYRLCITP